In Vicinamibacterales bacterium, one DNA window encodes the following:
- a CDS encoding ABC transporter permease, whose translation MLADVRYAVKWLLRSPGFTVVAVLSLAVGIGFNTALFSIVDALLFRPLPIADPARLVDVYTRGGDGDTYATSSYPDYLDFQAGNRVFTGLLAYSPSIGALKAGDRSRMALGEVVTGNYFQVLGISAALGRTLLPEDDRAGAPRVTVISHAVWARDFARDPAALGRTLLIHGQPYTIVGVAPEAFTGLVPMLQPEMWTPIAWVEDVEPAGIQDVVPSPTGTSRLDRRGQRWLFMKGRLKDGETAARAQANLQAIMSQLAAAHPRTNDRRPIATAANVRIHPEADRMLRPVAAGLGIAIGLVLLVACANVANMLLARASGRQREIGIRLAIGASRRRLIQQLLTESLVLAALGAAAGIMLASFAIQVIAALPLPLPVPVALDLHVDGRVMLFTTVVATAAGLLAGLMPALRATRVNLAADMKGEATIARAGRRWTIRDGLVVAQTAVTLVLLVTAGLLIRSILQAQRVDLGFRAEGAAALGTELGLIGYTEARAAALFERAAERVSAIPGVTSVARAVRQPLAINYNRNTIFFPERSLPDDRGTPVSATWVDEHYFKTLNVPLVRGRDFTAADTPSSARVAIVNDAFVRRYWPGEEPLGRRFRTRAADGPEFEVVGVVADYKVETVGEKPTPYIHYALGQRQFTGEVLIARTASDARGLLAAMRRELLALEPNAVFLDNQTMEAQVAANLLPARLAAQTLALVGVVATLLAAIGLYGVIAYAVGRRTREIGIRIALGATPGDVLGMVMRQGLGIVAGGLTVGLVLSWIAARAIASALYGVGAADPAAWTGAVAVMLGSAALANYLPARRAARVDPSIALRAS comes from the coding sequence TACGCGACCAGCTCCTATCCTGACTACCTCGATTTCCAGGCGGGCAACCGCGTGTTCACGGGCCTGCTCGCCTACAGCCCGTCGATTGGCGCGCTGAAGGCCGGCGATCGCTCGCGCATGGCGCTGGGCGAGGTCGTCACCGGGAATTATTTCCAGGTCCTCGGCATCTCCGCCGCCCTCGGGCGCACGCTGCTTCCAGAGGACGACCGCGCGGGAGCGCCGCGCGTGACGGTGATCTCGCACGCGGTATGGGCGCGCGACTTTGCCCGTGACCCCGCCGCGCTGGGGCGCACGCTGCTGATTCACGGGCAGCCTTACACCATCGTCGGCGTGGCACCGGAGGCGTTCACCGGCCTCGTGCCGATGCTGCAGCCGGAAATGTGGACGCCGATCGCCTGGGTCGAAGACGTCGAGCCGGCCGGCATCCAGGATGTCGTGCCCTCTCCGACCGGCACCTCGCGCCTCGATCGCCGGGGACAGCGCTGGCTGTTCATGAAAGGCCGGCTGAAGGACGGCGAGACCGCGGCCCGCGCGCAGGCCAACCTGCAGGCGATCATGAGCCAGCTCGCCGCGGCGCATCCCAGGACCAACGATCGCCGTCCGATCGCGACCGCCGCGAACGTGCGCATCCACCCCGAGGCGGATCGGATGCTGCGGCCCGTCGCGGCCGGCCTCGGGATCGCGATCGGGCTGGTGCTGCTCGTCGCCTGCGCCAATGTCGCCAACATGCTGCTGGCGCGCGCGTCGGGACGGCAGCGCGAGATCGGCATCCGCCTCGCGATTGGCGCCAGCCGGCGGCGGCTGATTCAACAGCTCCTGACCGAGAGCCTCGTGCTCGCGGCCCTCGGCGCGGCCGCGGGCATTATGCTCGCGTCGTTCGCCATCCAGGTGATCGCGGCGCTGCCGCTGCCGCTCCCGGTTCCGGTGGCGCTCGACCTGCACGTCGACGGCCGGGTCATGCTCTTCACCACCGTCGTCGCGACCGCCGCCGGCCTGCTCGCCGGCCTGATGCCGGCGCTGCGCGCCACGCGCGTGAACCTCGCCGCCGACATGAAGGGGGAAGCGACCATCGCCAGGGCGGGCCGCCGCTGGACGATCCGCGACGGGCTCGTCGTGGCGCAGACCGCGGTCACGCTCGTTCTCCTCGTCACCGCCGGCCTGCTGATCCGCAGCATCCTCCAGGCGCAACGCGTCGATCTGGGTTTCCGGGCCGAGGGAGCCGCCGCGCTGGGGACGGAGCTGGGCCTGATCGGCTACACCGAGGCGCGCGCGGCGGCGCTGTTCGAGCGCGCGGCGGAACGCGTCAGCGCGATTCCCGGCGTCACGTCGGTCGCGCGTGCGGTTCGCCAGCCGCTCGCGATCAACTACAACCGCAACACCATCTTCTTCCCGGAGCGATCGCTCCCCGACGACCGCGGCACGCCCGTCTCGGCGACGTGGGTGGACGAGCATTACTTCAAGACGCTGAACGTGCCGCTCGTGCGCGGGCGCGACTTCACTGCCGCGGATACGCCGTCATCGGCGAGGGTCGCAATCGTCAACGACGCCTTCGTCCGCCGCTACTGGCCCGGCGAGGAGCCGCTCGGCCGCCGCTTCCGCACCCGCGCCGCGGACGGCCCCGAGTTCGAGGTGGTCGGCGTCGTCGCCGACTACAAGGTGGAAACCGTCGGCGAGAAGCCGACGCCGTACATCCACTACGCGCTCGGCCAGCGCCAGTTCACCGGCGAGGTGCTGATCGCGCGCACCGCCTCGGACGCGCGAGGGCTGCTGGCGGCGATGCGGCGCGAACTGCTGGCGCTCGAGCCCAACGCGGTCTTCCTCGACAACCAGACGATGGAGGCGCAGGTGGCGGCGAATCTGCTGCCGGCGCGCCTGGCGGCGCAGACGCTGGCGCTGGTCGGTGTGGTGGCGACGCTCCTCGCCGCCATCGGTCTCTACGGCGTCATCGCCTATGCAGTCGGGCGGCGCACGCGCGAGATCGGCATCCGCATCGCCCTCGGCGCGACCCCGGGCGACGTGCTCGGCATGGTCATGCGCCAGGGTCTCGGCATCGTCGCCGGCGGACTGACCGTCGGTCTCGTGCTCTCGTGGATTGCCGCGCGCGCGATCGCCTCGGCGCTGTACGGGGTCGGCGCCGCCGATCCCGCCGCGTGGACCGGCGCCGTCGCCGTCATGCTCGGATCCGCCGCGCTCGCCAACTATCTGCCCGCGCGCCGCGCCGCACGCGTCGACCCGAGCATCGCGCTCCGCGCCTCGTAG